One Buchnera aphidicola (Aphis glycines) genomic window, TTTTCTATTGTTTCTTTTAAATTTAATCCTAATATGTTTTTAGTTTTGTTATTTAATAAATGAAAACGATTTAATTCTCCTAATATACCTATAACACCACCTGCTCGGTGCACATCTTCCACATGATATAATTTCGTGCTGGGAGAAACTTTACAAATATGTGGAGTATTTTTTGAAAGTTTATCGATATTAGATATTTTAAAATTAATATTCCCTTCATTCGATGCAGCTAATAAATGCAATATGGTATTAGTAGATCCACCCATAGCAATATCTAACATCATTGCGTTTTCAAAAGAGTCTTTATTTGCAATATTTCTAGGTAAAAATTGTGTTTTATCGTTTTCATAATAATCTTTTGTAATTTTTACTATTATTTGAGCTGATTTTTGAAATAATTTTTTTCTATCAACGTGAGTAGCTAACAATGTTCCGTTTCCAGGTAATGATAAACCTATTGCTTCCATTAAACAATTCATAGAATTTGCAGTAAACATACCTGAACAAGATCCACATGTAGGACAGGAAGACAATTCAATATTTTTTATAAAATCATCTGAATTATTAGGATCACCTCCGTGAATAATTGCGTCAACTAAATCAATTTTTTCTATTTTCTCTTTAATCTTTGTTTTACCTGCTTCCATTGGACCACCTGAGACAAAAACTGAAGGTATATTTAAACGCATTGCCGCCATAAACATTCCAGGTGTGATTTTATCGCAATTAGAAACGCATATCATCGCATCTACACAATGTGCATTAATAACATATTCTATAGAATCTGCGATTAATTCGCGAGAAGGTAAAGAATATAACATTCCAGAGTGACCCATTGCTATTCCATCATCTATAGCAATAGTGTTAAATTCTTTAGGAACACCACCTGATTTTGAAATTTCTTTCGAAATAATTTGAGCTACTTCGTGTAAATGAATATGACCTGGAACAAATTGAGAAAAAGAATTAACTATTGCTATAATTGGTTTTTTAAAATCTTCATCATTCATTCCGGTAGCTCGCCATAAAGATCTAGCTCCGGACATATTTCTTCCTTGCGTTGTTGTAAAAGAACGGTATTTAGGCATTTGAAGATAACCTCATAAGAATATTATTTGATTTAATATTTTTTTGAAAATATATATATTTATTTGTTTAGTAGGAATAATCATTTCATATGATTTGATTTTAAAGGAAATTATTATATAGATTTGATGAGTGAAATTTTGGCAGGGGTGGAAGGATTTGAACCTACAACTTTCGGTTTTGGAGACCGATGCTCTACCAATTGAACTACACCCCTAGTGATATTTAGGATTTTAATTATATCTTTAAAAAATTAATTATATTCTCAATTAATAAAAAAGTCTAGTTTGTATTTGATAAAATTTGATTGTAAAAGCGCATTAATTTTAGATCTAATTTTTTTTTTAAATGATAGAATATTAATGTTTCTCAAAATTTAAATAAGGTAATGATTTTATGAAAACTCCAATTTATTTAGATTATGCAGCTACTACTCCAGTAGATTATCAAGTTGCTAAAAAAATGATGA contains:
- the ilvD gene encoding dihydroxy-acid dehydratase, with protein sequence MPKYRSFTTTQGRNMSGARSLWRATGMNDEDFKKPIIAIVNSFSQFVPGHIHLHEVAQIISKEISKSGGVPKEFNTIAIDDGIAMGHSGMLYSLPSRELIADSIEYVINAHCVDAMICVSNCDKITPGMFMAAMRLNIPSVFVSGGPMEAGKTKIKEKIEKIDLVDAIIHGGDPNNSDDFIKNIELSSCPTCGSCSGMFTANSMNCLMEAIGLSLPGNGTLLATHVDRKKLFQKSAQIIVKITKDYYENDKTQFLPRNIANKDSFENAMMLDIAMGGSTNTILHLLAASNEGNINFKISNIDKLSKNTPHICKVSPSTKLYHVEDVHRAGGVIGILGELNRFHLLNNKTKNILGLNLKETIENYDILSTKKSDVIKMFHAGPGGERTVKPFSQNFRWNTLDMNRVTGCIRSCENAYSKEGGLSVLYGNLAKNGCIIKTASVEKENYIFSGIAKVYESQEEAVKSILENQVHSGDVIVIRYEGPKGGPGMQEMLYPTTYLKSMKLDKTCALITDGRFSGGTSGLSIGHISPEAANKGVIALVQNGDNIQINIYEKKIHLNVTEKEIENRMKKEELKGDKAFKPLNRNRKISLALQYYASCATSADTGAIRDKKKLFNL